A genomic window from Brassica oleracea var. oleracea cultivar TO1000 chromosome C8, BOL, whole genome shotgun sequence includes:
- the LOC106312740 gene encoding dof zinc finger protein DOF1.1-like isoform X2 translates to MIIDAYTQDMGMGIIQMYRIIKRTETPFLFLVKKSISFSLFCLCSPSLFSLSSLILCSLHVSLWSSGFLSFVLPLYFFLIPHQVSPKNPSNFIKEGRNNKGYRRTMVFSSNWSQPTNSNHHQHQLHENGSLVSGHGLLSQQLPPCPPNPNPNNHYAAVASGLPARLGGSMAERARQAKAPPPEGALKCPRCDSINTKFCYYNNYNLTQPRYFCKACRRYWTRGGALRNVPVGGGCRKNSKKGKNGNSKSSSSLSKQSSSTVNDPSSNSGQLRTNYQFPFLPTLHNLTQLGGIGLNLAATNGNNQGHEIGSSLMNDLGFLHVGNGRNIAAPISGNIHDNNNNGASSLMGHFSLFDPTTGLHAFQNGGNIVNNVGISFSSTSMVDSRAYQAAPVKMEEQPGLVNLSRPVSGLTSPGNLTNQYLWNSSDFSGPSSNDHHQLL, encoded by the exons ATGATTATAGACGCGTATACGCAGGATATGGGAATGGGAATTATACAAATGTATAGAATCATAAAAAGGACCGAAACTCCTTTTCTTTTTCTCGTTAAAAAAAGCATTTCCTTCTCTTTATTTTGTCTTTGTTCTCCTTCTCTCTTCTCACTATCCTCTTTGATTCTGTGCTCTCTTCACGTTTCTCTTTGGTCGTCTGGTTTCCTATCTTTCGTTTTGCCCCTTTATTTTTTTTTGATTCCCCACCAAGTTTCCCCTAAAAATCCATCAAACTTTATTAAAGAAGGAAGAAATAATAAAGGGTATAGAAGAACAATGGTTTTCTCATCCAATTGGTCACAG CCTACGAATTCAAACCATCATCAGCATCAGCTTCACGAGAATGGAAGTTTAGTGAGCGGCCACGGACTACTTTCTCAACAACTTCCACCTTGCCCACCAAACCCTAACCCTAACAACCACTATGCTGCTGTCGCCAGTGGTCTTCCGGCGAGGCTTGGTGGATCCATGGCTGAGAGAGCGAGGCAGGCCAAAGCTCCTCCACCTGAGGGGGCCCTAAAGTGTCCTCGATGCGACTCCATCAACACTAAGTTCTGTTACTACAACAATTACAACCTTACTCAGCCTCGTTACTTCTGCAAGGCTTGCCGCCGCTACTGGACACGTGGCGGCGCCCTGAGGAACGTCCCCGTGGGTGGTGGCTGCCGGAAGAATAGCAAAAAGGGTAAAAATGGCAACTCAAAATCTTCATCTTCGTTGTCCAAACAGTCTTCTTCCACGGTCAACGATCCAAGTTCCAACTCAGGACAGCTAAGGACAAACTATCAGTTCCCGTTTTTACCAACTCTTCACAATCTCACTCAACTAGGAGGTATCGGTTTGAATTTAGCTGCCACTAATGGCAACAACCAAGGCCACGAGATTGGTTCGAGTTTGATGAACGATCTAGGGTTTCTTCATGTCGGAAATGGACGAAACATAGCAGCTCCGATTAGTGGAAACATTCATGACAACAACAATAACGGTGCAAGCAGCCTAATGGGCCACTTCAGTCTCTTCGATCCAACGACGGGGCTACACGCTTTCCAGAACGGTGGAAATATCGTAAACAACGTCGGAATATCTTTTTCATCTACTTCCATGGTTGATTCTAGGGCTTACCAGGCTGCCCCAGTGAAGATGGAAGAACAACCCGGTTTG GTTAACTTGTCTAGACCGGTTTCCGGTTTGACTTCTCCTGGGAACTTAACAAACCAGTACCTTTGGAACAGTTCAGATTTCTCGGGTCCTTCTTCTAACGATCACCACCAACTCTTGTGA
- the LOC106312740 gene encoding dof zinc finger protein DOF1.1-like isoform X1, giving the protein MIIDAYTQDMGMGIIQMYRIIKRTETPFLFLVKKSISFSLFCLCSPSLFSLSSLILCSLHVSLWSSGFLSFVLPLYFFLIPHQVSPKNPSNFIKEGRNNKGYRRTMVFSSNWSQPTNSNHHQHQLHENGSLVSGHGLLSQQLPPCPPNPNPNNHYAAVASGLPARLGGSMAERARQAKAPPPEGALKCPRCDSINTKFCYYNNYNLTQPRYFCKACRRYWTRGGALRNVPVGGGCRKNSKKGKNGNSKSSSSLSKQSSSTVNDPSSNSGQLRTNYQFPFLPTLHNLTQLGGIGLNLAATNGNNQGHEIGSSLMNDLGFLHVGNGRNIAAPISGNIHDNNNNGASSLMGHFSLFDPTTGLHAFQNGGNIVNNVGISFSSTSMVDSRAYQAAPVKMEEQPGLVNLSRPVSGLVNLSRPVSGLTSPGNLTNQYLWNSSDFSGPSSNDHHQLL; this is encoded by the exons ATGATTATAGACGCGTATACGCAGGATATGGGAATGGGAATTATACAAATGTATAGAATCATAAAAAGGACCGAAACTCCTTTTCTTTTTCTCGTTAAAAAAAGCATTTCCTTCTCTTTATTTTGTCTTTGTTCTCCTTCTCTCTTCTCACTATCCTCTTTGATTCTGTGCTCTCTTCACGTTTCTCTTTGGTCGTCTGGTTTCCTATCTTTCGTTTTGCCCCTTTATTTTTTTTTGATTCCCCACCAAGTTTCCCCTAAAAATCCATCAAACTTTATTAAAGAAGGAAGAAATAATAAAGGGTATAGAAGAACAATGGTTTTCTCATCCAATTGGTCACAG CCTACGAATTCAAACCATCATCAGCATCAGCTTCACGAGAATGGAAGTTTAGTGAGCGGCCACGGACTACTTTCTCAACAACTTCCACCTTGCCCACCAAACCCTAACCCTAACAACCACTATGCTGCTGTCGCCAGTGGTCTTCCGGCGAGGCTTGGTGGATCCATGGCTGAGAGAGCGAGGCAGGCCAAAGCTCCTCCACCTGAGGGGGCCCTAAAGTGTCCTCGATGCGACTCCATCAACACTAAGTTCTGTTACTACAACAATTACAACCTTACTCAGCCTCGTTACTTCTGCAAGGCTTGCCGCCGCTACTGGACACGTGGCGGCGCCCTGAGGAACGTCCCCGTGGGTGGTGGCTGCCGGAAGAATAGCAAAAAGGGTAAAAATGGCAACTCAAAATCTTCATCTTCGTTGTCCAAACAGTCTTCTTCCACGGTCAACGATCCAAGTTCCAACTCAGGACAGCTAAGGACAAACTATCAGTTCCCGTTTTTACCAACTCTTCACAATCTCACTCAACTAGGAGGTATCGGTTTGAATTTAGCTGCCACTAATGGCAACAACCAAGGCCACGAGATTGGTTCGAGTTTGATGAACGATCTAGGGTTTCTTCATGTCGGAAATGGACGAAACATAGCAGCTCCGATTAGTGGAAACATTCATGACAACAACAATAACGGTGCAAGCAGCCTAATGGGCCACTTCAGTCTCTTCGATCCAACGACGGGGCTACACGCTTTCCAGAACGGTGGAAATATCGTAAACAACGTCGGAATATCTTTTTCATCTACTTCCATGGTTGATTCTAGGGCTTACCAGGCTGCCCCAGTGAAGATGGAAGAACAACCCGGTTTGGTTAACTTGTCTAGACCGGTTTCCGGTTTGGTTAACTTGTCTAGACCGGTTTCCGGTTTGACTTCTCCTGGGAACTTAACAAACCAGTACCTTTGGAACAGTTCAGATTTCTCGGGTCCTTCTTCTAACGATCACCACCAACTCTTGTGA
- the LOC106312740 gene encoding dof zinc finger protein DOF1.1-like isoform X3, which produces MPTNSNHHQHQLHENGSLVSGHGLLSQQLPPCPPNPNPNNHYAAVASGLPARLGGSMAERARQAKAPPPEGALKCPRCDSINTKFCYYNNYNLTQPRYFCKACRRYWTRGGALRNVPVGGGCRKNSKKGKNGNSKSSSSLSKQSSSTVNDPSSNSGQLRTNYQFPFLPTLHNLTQLGGIGLNLAATNGNNQGHEIGSSLMNDLGFLHVGNGRNIAAPISGNIHDNNNNGASSLMGHFSLFDPTTGLHAFQNGGNIVNNVGISFSSTSMVDSRAYQAAPVKMEEQPGLVNLSRPVSGLVNLSRPVSGLTSPGNLTNQYLWNSSDFSGPSSNDHHQLL; this is translated from the exons ATG CCTACGAATTCAAACCATCATCAGCATCAGCTTCACGAGAATGGAAGTTTAGTGAGCGGCCACGGACTACTTTCTCAACAACTTCCACCTTGCCCACCAAACCCTAACCCTAACAACCACTATGCTGCTGTCGCCAGTGGTCTTCCGGCGAGGCTTGGTGGATCCATGGCTGAGAGAGCGAGGCAGGCCAAAGCTCCTCCACCTGAGGGGGCCCTAAAGTGTCCTCGATGCGACTCCATCAACACTAAGTTCTGTTACTACAACAATTACAACCTTACTCAGCCTCGTTACTTCTGCAAGGCTTGCCGCCGCTACTGGACACGTGGCGGCGCCCTGAGGAACGTCCCCGTGGGTGGTGGCTGCCGGAAGAATAGCAAAAAGGGTAAAAATGGCAACTCAAAATCTTCATCTTCGTTGTCCAAACAGTCTTCTTCCACGGTCAACGATCCAAGTTCCAACTCAGGACAGCTAAGGACAAACTATCAGTTCCCGTTTTTACCAACTCTTCACAATCTCACTCAACTAGGAGGTATCGGTTTGAATTTAGCTGCCACTAATGGCAACAACCAAGGCCACGAGATTGGTTCGAGTTTGATGAACGATCTAGGGTTTCTTCATGTCGGAAATGGACGAAACATAGCAGCTCCGATTAGTGGAAACATTCATGACAACAACAATAACGGTGCAAGCAGCCTAATGGGCCACTTCAGTCTCTTCGATCCAACGACGGGGCTACACGCTTTCCAGAACGGTGGAAATATCGTAAACAACGTCGGAATATCTTTTTCATCTACTTCCATGGTTGATTCTAGGGCTTACCAGGCTGCCCCAGTGAAGATGGAAGAACAACCCGGTTTGGTTAACTTGTCTAGACCGGTTTCCGGTTTGGTTAACTTGTCTAGACCGGTTTCCGGTTTGACTTCTCCTGGGAACTTAACAAACCAGTACCTTTGGAACAGTTCAGATTTCTCGGGTCCTTCTTCTAACGATCACCACCAACTCTTGTGA